A genome region from Trichosurus vulpecula isolate mTriVul1 chromosome 5, mTriVul1.pri, whole genome shotgun sequence includes the following:
- the LOC118851296 gene encoding olfactory receptor 6C2-like — MQIIQKSEMRNHTGIIVFILRGLTDDPQLQVLLFIFLFLNYMLSLTGNFLIIILTLVDAHLKTPMYFFLRNFSILEISLTTSWIPRYLYSISTGDNTISHDACFTQIFFVIFIGVAEFFLLATMSYDRYVAICKPLHYTTIMNSKVCNQLLLSSWLAGLVIILPPLSLGLQLDFCDSNVIDHFACDAFPVLEISCTDTQLIEKIVLIDAILTLIITLLLVVLSYASIVRAIMRFPSAQQRQKAFSTCSSHMIVVSISYGSCIFMYLKTSGNEKVNLNKAVSVLMVSVTPVMNPFIYALRNKQVIQAFKDSVKKIAILTKW; from the exons ATGCAAAT aattcagaagtcagagaTGAGAAATCACACAGGGATTATAGTATTCATCCTGCGGGGACTGACAGATGACCCACAGCTACaggttttgctttttatttttctatttcttaactaCATGTTGAGTTTAACTGGGAACttcctcatcatcatcctcaccttGGTGGATGCCCACCTGAAAACtcccatgtatttttttctcagaaaCTTTTCCATCTTAGAAATCTCTCTCACAACTTCTTGGATTCCCAGGTACCTCTACAGCATATCAACTGGGGACAATACCATTTCCCATGATGCTTGCTTCACCCaaatattttttgtcatctttattgGGGTAGCCGAGTTCTTTCTTCTTGCCACCATGTCCTATGACCGCTATGTGGCCATCTGCAAACCTTTGCATTACACAACTATCATGAACAGCAAAGTCTGTAACCAGCTCCTGCTGAGTTCTTGGCTGGCTGGGCTGGTGATCATCCTTCCACCACTTAGCCTGGGCCTCCAGTTGGACTTTTGTGATTCCAATGTCATTGATCATTTTGCCTGTGATGCATTTCCTGTACTAGAGATTTCATGCACAGACACACAGTTAATAGAGAAGATAGTTTTGATCGATGCTATATTAACACTCATTATTACATTACTCTTAGTGGTTTTATCTTATGCCTCCATTGTCAGAGCTATTATGAGATTCCCCTCTGCCCAGCAAAGGCAAAAGGCCTTTTCCACTTGTTCATCCCACATGATCGTTGTCTCCATCTCATATGGAAGCTGCATCTTCATGTACCTCAAAACTTCAGGAaatgaaaaagtgaatttgaacaaggCTGTGTCAGTTCTCATGGTCTCTGTTACCCCAGTGATGAACCCCTTTATTTATGCCCTGAGGAACAAACAAGTCATACAAGCTTTcaaggactcagtcaaaaagatTGCAATTCTCACAAAGTGGTAA